The nucleotide window AGGGACGGGGCGTGCAGGGCATCATGTGATCTCCCTTGTCGGCCACGCGATTTGGATTTTCTTTTCTTGGGTACCGCCATGGCGGAACACTCCTTTCAATGGATCGGATTCTTGATCCGGGATTTCAGGGATTGAACGACCCCAGGTTTTTCAAAACGGCAAAGGGACTGTCCAGGTTACGGGGTTGGCAGCCGCACATTTTAATATTGCGGTCCGATCCGCACTGGTCACAGAGGCCTGCACAGGTTTCCCGACAGAGATGGGTCATGGGCAGGGCCAGAATCAACTCTTCTTCGACCATGCGGCGGAGGGAAAACAGGCCATCGTCGAGATAGACTGTTTCATCCTGGACTTCCACCTCTCCACCCAGGTCGGGGGGCTCGGCTCCGGCGATGAATTCCCGCTCCGGCGCCACGGCCAGTTCCAGCGTGTATGGTTGCAGACAGCGGCCGCAATCCAGCCCGATGCGACCTCCAAGGTGACCGGCCACACGGAGACGCTTTTGGTCCAACGTGGCCAGAAGATCGACCCAGGCAGGACTTTCG belongs to Magnetococcales bacterium and includes:
- a CDS encoding DUF177 domain-containing protein translates to MMRDTMNLGDMVLDLEKMGRKPRHLQGHVPADHLPALGELVRVESPAWVDLLATLDQKRLRVAGHLGGRIGLDCGRCLQPYTLELAVAPEREFIAGAEPPDLGGEVEVQDETVYLDDGLFSLRRMVEEELILALPMTHLCRETCAGLCDQCGSDRNIKMCGCQPRNLDSPFAVLKNLGSFNP